From Oncorhynchus mykiss isolate Arlee chromosome 6, USDA_OmykA_1.1, whole genome shotgun sequence, the proteins below share one genomic window:
- the LOC110526026 gene encoding heat shock protein 67B1 → MTEQTKAYTAAPSAPSRPHNSRDLFWSALRSWWQSPSPSCLLPNQDFGLPPFLEAGDLREFSWIDNIHRRLAASSWPGYMPSLPLLVPSFLVPASSMHQPGPRLSRAESAGLQGLSEVQEEGYKWRITLDVSHFSPVEITLRTREGFLEIGGKHEERPDKHGFIARCFTRRYTIPKGIDPKIIHSSLSGDGILSVEASLPDPTIPADVIIPIQVEKEAIIEEGEKGGAKPERTTEPDTETRDPQPSPSAPAVAPVSLETADFTPTEPGILPPTEALERWDEFAREVPGEEANPEAQPDSDVAGPERHEEVRGDADERTPTEPAGEMARHPSGSADDEASEEEGLPTSTELFEHLKTPDSPDTPDTVTSDQGEYTDQAHDHSGELQHPEGTGETAVELPKPEDPEPGMSPPEEVAHHSQELETQEHPDMEQQEYTK, encoded by the exons ATGACCGAGCAGACCAAAGCGTACACAGCGGCCCCATCGGCACCATCACGTCCCCACAACTCCCGGGACTTATTCTGGTCTGCCCTCCGGAGCTGGTGGCAGTCCCCGAGCCCCAGTTGCCTCCTCCCCAACCAGGATTTTGGCCTGCCACCATTCCTAGAGGCTGGAGACCTCCGTGAATTTAGCTGGATAGATAACATCCATAGACGCCTGGCGGCCAGCTCCTGGCCTGGGTACatgccctctctccccctcttggtGCCCTCCTTCCTGGTCCCGGCCTCCTCCATGCACCAGCCAGGCCCCAGGCTGAGCAGGGCAGAGTCTGCAGGGTTGCAAGGGCTGTCAGAGGTCCAGGAGGAGGGGTACAAGTGGAGGATCACCCTGGACGTCAGTCACTTCTCCCCTGTAGAGATCACTCTCAGGACCCGGGAAGGCTTCCTGGAAATCGGAG GGAAACACGAGGAGAGACCAGACAAGCATGGCTTTATTGCTAGATGCTTTACCAGGAGATACAC GATCCCAAAAGGTATTGATCCTAAGATCATCCACTCCTCTCTGTCTGGTGATGGCATCCTGTCTGTGGAAGCTTCCCTTCCTGATCCCACCATCCCTGCTGACGTCATCATTCCCATTCAG GTGGAGAAGGAGGCCATAattgaagagggagagaagggtggtgCCAAGCCAGAGAGGACTACCGAGCCAGACACAGAGACCCGGGACCCCCAGCCTTCTCCATCTGCCCCTGCTGTGGCTCCTGTGTCCCTGGAGACCGCTGACTTCACCCCCACAGAACCTGGCATACTACCACCAACTGAGGCTCTCGAGCGCTGGGATGAGTTCGCACGGGAAGTCCCTGGAGAAGAGGCTAACCCAGAGGCTCAACCAGACAGCGACGTGGCAGGACCCGAGAGGcatgaggaggtgagaggagatgCAGATGAGAGGACCCCTACTGAGCCAGCTGGGGAGATGGCGAGACATCCCTCTGGGTCCGCAGATGATGAAGCCAGTGAAGAGGAAGGTCTTCCGACTTCCACAGAGCTCTTTGAGCACCTCAAGACTCCTGACAGCCCAGACACCCCAGACACAGTCACGTCTGACCAGGGGGAATACACAGACCAGGCCCATGACCATAGCGGAGAGCTCCAGCACCCGGAGGGCACAGGGGAGACAGCAGTAGAGCTCCCAAAGCCTGAGGATCCTGAGCCAGGCATGAGTCCACCAGAAGAGGTGGCTCACCACTCCCAGGAGCTGGAAACCCAAGAGCACCCTGATATGGAGCAACAGGAGTACACCAAGTAA